One window of Dyadobacter sandarakinus genomic DNA carries:
- a CDS encoding zinc metallopeptidase, whose translation MGGAYLIAIIVMGVSLYVQWRLKSKFEEYSQVGLSNGMSGKEIAETMLRESGIFDVRVLSVEGRLTDHYNPQDKTVNLSPDVYYGRSVAAAAVASHECGHAVQHAKAYSWLQFRSQMVPFLSIASQYMQWIILAGIFMINTTIIPLAIGVGLFALTTLFSFITLPVEYDASNRALAWIQKNRIVNEREYVMSADALKWAARTYLVAAIGSLATLLYYVSLLMGRRD comes from the coding sequence ATGGGAGGTGCATATTTGATTGCTATCATTGTAATGGGCGTTAGCCTGTATGTACAGTGGCGTTTAAAAAGTAAGTTTGAAGAATACTCACAAGTAGGCCTGAGCAATGGAATGAGCGGTAAGGAAATCGCCGAAACCATGCTTCGTGAAAGCGGAATTTTTGATGTACGGGTACTTTCTGTAGAAGGCCGCCTGACAGACCATTATAATCCGCAGGACAAGACGGTAAACCTGAGCCCGGATGTGTATTACGGAAGGAGCGTGGCAGCCGCAGCAGTAGCATCCCACGAATGCGGGCATGCGGTGCAGCATGCCAAAGCATACAGCTGGCTGCAGTTCCGCTCGCAAATGGTGCCTTTCCTGAGCATTGCGTCTCAGTATATGCAATGGATCATTCTGGCGGGTATATTTATGATCAATACCACCATCATTCCGCTGGCAATAGGTGTAGGTCTGTTTGCATTGACAACACTGTTCAGCTTTATTACCCTGCCTGTAGAGTATGATGCAAGTAACCGGGCATTGGCGTGGATTCAGAAAAACAGGATTGTGAACGAACGTGAGTACGTAATGTCTGCTGATGCGCTTAAATGGGCTGCGCGTACATATCTTGTGGCCGCGATCGGTTCACTGGCTACGCTGCTGTACTACGTAAGCCTGCTGATGGGGCGCCGTGACTAG
- the rfaE2 gene encoding D-glycero-beta-D-manno-heptose 1-phosphate adenylyltransferase has product MNVTESKIQRLDEAVVTVAGWQRAGQKVVFTNGCFDIVHLGHIDYLEKARALGDRLVLGLNTDASVSRLKGPLRPVVNEYARARLMAALQFVDAVILFDEPTPSQLIEAVKPDILVKGDDYTIENIAGSDFVLSNGGEVKTIALVQGYSTTALIEKIKQGYQ; this is encoded by the coding sequence ATGAATGTTACTGAAAGCAAAATTCAGCGGCTCGACGAGGCCGTGGTAACCGTGGCCGGCTGGCAACGTGCCGGACAGAAGGTCGTTTTTACAAATGGCTGCTTTGACATTGTTCACCTCGGCCATATCGACTATCTCGAAAAAGCCCGTGCTTTGGGCGACCGGCTGGTTCTTGGGCTTAACACGGATGCATCGGTATCCCGGCTCAAAGGTCCGCTCAGGCCGGTGGTCAATGAGTATGCGCGTGCCCGGCTGATGGCTGCGCTGCAATTTGTGGATGCTGTCATTTTGTTCGACGAACCGACGCCCAGTCAGTTGATTGAAGCGGTAAAACCTGACATTTTGGTCAAAGGAGACGATTATACGATTGAAAATATTGCTGGCTCGGATTTTGTCCTGTCAAATGGAGGTGAGGTCAAAACGATCGCCCTGGTACAGGGATACTCGACGACTGCACTGATTGAAAAGATAAAACAAGGCTATCAGTAA
- a CDS encoding lysylphosphatidylglycerol synthase transmembrane domain-containing protein → MKSILRYAISLVLAGGLLWFVFKDINLTEMLDRFAQSDWRWIAISCIFLLFAHLLRAWRWGMLMEPLGHKPQLFDAFIAVLTGYFANFIVPRMGEVTRCGTLYRLERIPVNLSFGTVVAERIFDVLILLILIGLNFVLEFERLSTFFTDFFQSKIAGGQQGSGSGMLIFILLAALLVFVGAAFFIYRNVAFRSKMQQNALMQKIIVFAQGMLDGLLSIRKLRNPGLFILATLMIWVMYYLVSYVLFFCIPETSNLGMLAGLTLLVVGSIGMTAPTQGGIGAYHLLVGNVMVLYGLSQNDGITLATFIHGAQMLFMLVVGALAFLYVLIQNKKTLAGESQVSA, encoded by the coding sequence ATGAAAAGCATTTTACGTTATGCCATCTCGCTGGTACTCGCAGGCGGGCTGCTCTGGTTTGTATTCAAGGATATCAACCTGACCGAAATGCTCGACCGGTTTGCACAGTCTGACTGGCGGTGGATTGCAATTTCCTGTATTTTCCTGTTGTTTGCCCACCTGCTGCGCGCCTGGCGCTGGGGAATGCTTATGGAACCTCTCGGGCACAAGCCTCAGCTGTTTGACGCATTTATTGCCGTGCTCACAGGCTACTTTGCCAACTTCATTGTTCCACGTATGGGCGAAGTCACGCGCTGCGGCACGCTCTACCGCCTCGAACGCATTCCCGTGAACCTCAGCTTCGGGACCGTTGTGGCAGAGCGCATCTTTGATGTGCTGATCCTGCTTATTTTAATCGGGCTCAATTTTGTGCTTGAATTTGAGCGGCTCAGTACGTTTTTCACCGATTTTTTTCAGAGCAAAATAGCTGGCGGACAGCAAGGCTCAGGCAGCGGCATGCTGATCTTCATACTTCTGGCTGCCCTGCTGGTGTTTGTGGGAGCAGCGTTTTTCATCTACCGCAATGTGGCGTTCAGAAGTAAAATGCAGCAAAATGCATTGATGCAGAAAATCATCGTCTTCGCCCAGGGTATGCTCGACGGACTGCTGAGCATTCGTAAGCTGCGCAACCCAGGCCTGTTTATCCTGGCTACGCTGATGATCTGGGTGATGTACTACCTGGTTTCGTACGTGCTGTTTTTCTGTATCCCTGAAACTTCAAACCTGGGCATGCTGGCAGGGCTTACCCTGCTGGTTGTGGGCTCCATAGGAATGACGGCCCCTACGCAGGGCGGTATTGGCGCTTATCACCTGCTGGTGGGCAATGTGATGGTATTGTACGGGCTTTCACAAAATGATGGCATTACTTTGGCTACCTTCATCCACGGGGCGCAGATGCTGTTTATGCTGGTGGTCGGGGCACTTGCGTTTTTGTATGTTTTGATACAAAACAAAAAAACGCTGGCAGGCGAAAGCCAGGTTTCAGCCTGA
- the panD gene encoding aspartate 1-decarboxylase, whose amino-acid sequence MQITVMKSKIHRVKVTQAELNYVGSITIDEDLMDAAGLIENEQVHIVNNNNGERFVTYVITGERGSGMICLNGAAARRVQIGDIIIIIAYGSMSQEEAKTFKPMIVFPDHDNRLVV is encoded by the coding sequence ATGCAAATCACAGTAATGAAATCGAAGATTCACCGGGTAAAGGTGACTCAGGCGGAGTTGAATTATGTCGGCAGCATTACAATTGACGAAGACCTCATGGATGCCGCCGGTTTGATTGAAAACGAACAGGTACATATCGTCAACAATAATAACGGTGAACGGTTTGTCACGTACGTCATCACGGGCGAACGCGGCTCGGGCATGATCTGCCTCAATGGGGCCGCAGCCCGTAGGGTACAGATCGGCGATATCATCATCATTATCGCCTACGGCAGCATGTCGCAGGAGGAAGCCAAAACCTTCAAACCCATGATCGTTTTTCCCGATCATGATAACCGGCTTGTGGTCTGA
- a CDS encoding Gfo/Idh/MocA family protein, producing MSTNNNPKDVTRRDFLQKSSAAAIGSFFIVPRHVLGKGYRAPSDKLNIAAVGIGGKGFSDISNAWNNGAENIVALCDVDWNLAQKCFDKFPNAKKYKDFRKMFDEMGKDIDAVTISTPDHTHAVVAMAAMSRGKHVYVQKPLTHNINEARKLTEAARKYKLVSQMGNQGASNPGQQQMVEWFKKGVIGTVKEVEVWTNRPIWPQGIPVPTAKAEVPSTLDWDLYVGPAEWVDYSPAYHPFKWHGWWNFGTGALGDMGCHLIDTPFRVLGLGYPTEVECSVGAVFLKDWTPEYIPEGCPPSSRVQIKFPASKMNNSDIKMTWHDGGLRPFHPDLVPANDPLGEPDSSNGAMLIGDKGVMMCATYGKDPKVYLKSGEKLEMPKDAFQTKYTSLPEFGHQVAWTDACKAGFNSKEHKALTSSFDYSGPLTETVIMGNLAIRSYNFRTASADGKSFNFPGRKKLIWDGNNMKITNFDEANQFVTRKYRGEWKLV from the coding sequence ATGAGTACAAACAACAACCCGAAGGATGTTACTCGCCGCGACTTTTTACAAAAAAGCTCGGCAGCAGCAATTGGCAGTTTTTTTATTGTTCCGCGCCATGTGTTGGGAAAAGGGTATCGTGCGCCAAGTGATAAACTGAATATTGCCGCTGTGGGTATTGGCGGAAAAGGATTTTCGGATATCAGCAATGCCTGGAATAACGGGGCGGAGAACATAGTGGCACTATGCGATGTAGACTGGAACCTTGCTCAGAAATGTTTTGATAAATTCCCGAATGCGAAGAAGTACAAAGATTTCCGCAAGATGTTTGATGAAATGGGCAAAGATATCGATGCCGTAACCATATCTACTCCCGACCACACGCACGCCGTAGTAGCCATGGCAGCCATGAGCCGAGGCAAGCATGTGTACGTGCAAAAACCATTGACCCACAATATCAACGAAGCCCGTAAGCTGACCGAAGCAGCGCGCAAATACAAGCTGGTGTCCCAGATGGGAAACCAGGGAGCCTCCAACCCCGGCCAGCAGCAAATGGTGGAATGGTTTAAAAAAGGCGTAATTGGTACGGTAAAGGAAGTGGAAGTCTGGACCAACCGGCCGATCTGGCCGCAGGGTATTCCGGTACCTACCGCCAAAGCCGAGGTACCAAGCACCCTTGACTGGGATTTGTATGTAGGTCCGGCCGAGTGGGTGGATTACAGCCCGGCTTACCACCCGTTCAAATGGCACGGCTGGTGGAACTTCGGTACGGGTGCATTGGGCGATATGGGATGCCACCTGATCGACACGCCTTTCCGCGTACTGGGTCTGGGGTATCCTACTGAAGTGGAATGCAGCGTAGGAGCGGTGTTCCTGAAAGACTGGACCCCGGAATACATTCCCGAAGGTTGCCCGCCTTCATCCCGCGTACAGATCAAGTTTCCGGCTTCGAAAATGAACAATTCGGATATCAAGATGACCTGGCATGACGGTGGTCTGCGTCCTTTCCACCCGGATCTGGTTCCTGCCAATGATCCGCTGGGCGAGCCCGACAGCAGTAATGGAGCCATGCTGATCGGTGATAAAGGGGTTATGATGTGCGCTACCTATGGAAAAGACCCGAAAGTATACCTGAAAAGCGGTGAAAAGCTCGAAATGCCCAAAGATGCTTTCCAAACTAAATACACTTCCCTGCCCGAGTTTGGCCACCAGGTAGCCTGGACCGACGCCTGCAAAGCTGGATTTAACAGCAAGGAGCACAAGGCGCTGACCTCGTCTTTCGACTACTCAGGCCCGCTTACCGAAACCGTAATCATGGGTAACCTGGCGATCCGCAGCTACAACTTCCGTACTGCCAGCGCCGACGGCAAATCGTTTAACTTCCCGGGCCGTAAAAAGCTGATCTGGGATGGTAATAATATGAAAATCACGAATTTCGATGAGGCTAACCAGTTTGTTACCCGCAAGTACCGGGGCGAATGGAAGCTGGTTTAG
- the panC gene encoding pantoate--beta-alanine ligase has protein sequence MEVFTSVSGLRKFLSQQFLQQKSIGLVPTMGALHQGHLALVEAAAAQNDIAVTSIFVNPTQFNNVEDLAKYPRTLEADLELLRVAGCHAVFAPSTEEMYPAQPALKFDFGPIETIMEGASRPGHFNGVGIVVSKLFHMVKPHRAYFGQKDLQQVAVVKRMVADLSFDLEIVVFPTVREADGLAMSSRNRRLSPAERLIAPHIYQILTATRDRIQQGETVGNAKYAALQAFSDIPELILDYIEIVDTATLQNIPEPGEAGTSAICVAVQLGPVRLIDNLIF, from the coding sequence ATGGAAGTATTTACTTCGGTCAGCGGCCTACGCAAGTTTCTTTCGCAGCAGTTTTTACAACAAAAATCCATCGGCCTGGTACCTACCATGGGCGCCCTGCATCAGGGTCACCTGGCATTGGTCGAGGCAGCTGCGGCTCAGAATGACATTGCTGTCACGAGCATTTTTGTCAATCCGACACAGTTTAACAATGTCGAGGATCTGGCGAAATATCCCCGGACGCTGGAAGCAGATCTTGAACTGTTACGCGTAGCGGGCTGCCACGCAGTTTTCGCGCCTTCAACCGAAGAGATGTACCCCGCCCAACCTGCACTGAAATTTGACTTCGGACCAATTGAAACAATAATGGAAGGTGCTTCGCGGCCCGGGCATTTCAATGGCGTCGGGATTGTCGTGTCAAAGCTGTTTCATATGGTGAAGCCGCACCGCGCATATTTCGGCCAAAAAGATCTGCAGCAGGTAGCCGTCGTCAAGCGCATGGTTGCCGACCTGTCCTTTGACCTGGAAATCGTTGTTTTCCCGACGGTCCGTGAGGCCGACGGGCTCGCAATGTCGTCCCGCAACCGCAGGCTCAGCCCTGCCGAGCGGCTGATTGCGCCGCACATTTATCAGATACTGACGGCCACACGCGACCGCATACAGCAGGGAGAAACAGTAGGTAATGCAAAATATGCAGCCTTGCAGGCTTTTTCCGACATTCCTGAACTGATCCTTGACTACATAGAAATTGTAGATACCGCTACATTACAAAATATTCCGGAGCCGGGCGAGGCTGGTACCAGTGCCATTTGCGTGGCCGTGCAGCTGGGACCTGTCAGGCTGATTGATAATCTTATTTTCTAA